Sequence from the Deltaproteobacteria bacterium genome:
CGTCCGCGAGGGCGCGCCCCGCCTCGCTCCGCACCGCGAGCCGCGGATCGCGCAGGCGCGGCTGCAGGGCGCCGAGCCGCTCGGCCGGCGCCGCGCGCGCCGCGGCCTCGAGCGCGCCGAGCCGCACGAGCGGGTCGGGGTCGGCAGCGGCGCGGCGGAGCGCCGCGGCGCCCGGGCGCTCGAGCAGCGAGAGCGCCGTCGCGCGCGCGATCGCGGGCACCGACGGATCGCCGGCGAGCGCCGTGAGCCGGGCGTCGGCGCCGGGCAGGCCGGCGCGGCCCGCGGCGAGCGCCTCGCCGTAGTGCGGCGTCCCGCGCCGGCCGGCCGGGAACCAGCGCGCGACGGCCTCGGCCGCCCACGCAGGGCTGCGCTCGGCATGGCAGTCGTTGCAGGTGTTCGGCGTCCCGATCGCGGCCGAGAGGTCCGGGCGCGGCACGCGGAAGGAGTGGTCGTGGCGCACGTCGACGACCATGTAGGTGCGCGCCGGCATGTGGCACGCGACGCAGCGGGCCCCCGGCGAGCCGGCGGCGTGGTGGTGGTGCGCCGGCACGTCGAAGACCTCGGCGCGATGGCAGCCGCCGCAGAGCGCGTTGCCCTCGGCGCGGCGGCGCAGCGAGTGCGGGTCGTGGCAGTCGCTGCAGGTGACGCCGGCCGCGTGCATGCGGCTCTGCAGGAAGGAGCCGTAGACGTAGACCTCGTCGCGCATCTGGCCGTCGGCCTCGTAGAGCCCTTCCTCGAGCAGCGCCGGGCGGAAGGCGTCGAGGAAGGGCTCGCCCGGGCGGCTGCCCTCGCGCAGGCGCGTGCGGCGCGCGTGGCAGGGCGCGCAGGTCTCGAGCTCCGTGCGCTCGCCGCGCGGCGCGCGCAGGCGCGCGATCGGCGCGCCGGGATCGAGGACCCAGTCGCCGGGTCGCACGGGCGGGAAGCGCGCCG
This genomic interval carries:
- a CDS encoding multiheme c-type cytochrome; translated protein: MKRLALGALLAFALLASCGEERSPGAAGAPRSAPVPALAAPADPSRAVPPPEPAYAGAARCAGCHAAEAAAWRGSHHDRAMEEASEASVEGDFDDATFARAGVVSRFFRRDGRYRVETEGAGGEPATFEVAWTFGVDPLQQYLVRVPGGGVQALDVAWDARPREAGGQRWFALHPDEHIPPGDVLHWTGPALRWNRQCADCHSTDLRRGYDLARDRYDTTWAELDVACEACHGPGAAHVAWAEAAGRGEPGGAGRSLPARFPPVRPGDWVLDPGAPIARLRAPRGERTELETCAPCHARRTRLREGSRPGEPFLDAFRPALLEEGLYEADGQMRDEVYVYGSFLQSRMHAAGVTCSDCHDPHSLRRRAEGNALCGGCHRAEVFDVPAHHHHAAGSPGARCVACHMPARTYMVVDVRHDHSFRVPRPDLSAAIGTPNTCNDCHAERSPAWAAEAVARWFPAGRRGTPHYGEALAAGRAGLPGADARLTALAGDPSVPAIARATALSLLERPGAAALRRAAADPDPLVRLGALEAAARAAPAERLGALQPRLRDPRLAVRSEAGRALAD